TTTTCTTATACATAGGTTGTTGTTGATTGGCATAGGCAGTTTTCCATTTTCTTTCATAGCTTTTTTTTAGTAAAAGCTGAACAAATATAACATTGATATTATGGATAGTATTACTCAATTGTTTTCTTTTCATATTCAAAAATAATGGTTATCTTTAGTTTTCGTAACTGGTCGCCAAACAACCTATGGGAACTTCTGATGACTGTAAACATCTTTGATATTAAGCATCTCAATCAGGTCGCAAGAAGGGGAAGGAGTTCCCATAGGTCGTTCGGCAACTCGTCACTCTACTCAGAGAAACAAGGTTACATCCGTAACCCAAACGTTTTGTTGAACTTTATAATTTGACTTTGCAACCATACCTGAAGACAAAGACAGAAAGGTGGTGTATGTGATGGGACTGGACTTGTGTTTCAGATGTTATTCACACTTCAGAGCCAATGTGTTATTTCCTGTTTTGGGGGATTTCCCTCataaaccaaaagtgaaaccaaCGTTCTAAGGGATGTCTGTGGGCTCCAGTGAAAATTATTTCTTTCAGATTAACAAATTGTGATCCCACTGCCTTCACTCTTGAagaaaaaaagtgctatctagaacctaaaagggttcttggctgtccccataggagaaccctttaaagagccctttttggttccaggtagaacattttggggttctatgtagaaccctttccaccgagggttctacctggaaccaaaaagggttctatggAGACAGCGGAAGAACCCTTTTAGAatcattttttctaagagtggatTTGACCTGTATGTTTCACTGTCAAATGTTTTGGCAGGAGTTGTAATGGCGGGACAAGGATTTCAAGGTGCACTGAGGGTCATGCTCCTTGTGTGTCTCCTTGGACTAACAAAAGAGTTTGGTAAGAAGTGCTGTTTTCACAATACAAGTTTAAAAGTGGGTGTCATTTAGTGTAGTTTTTGTATTCCATatttttaaagaatgtgaaaaataaaaatattaactTATTTCCGTAGAACTTGAGGACAAAGACTGGGACGAGTTGAGGTCTGATGTGGCTGCGCTGCACAGATTGAAAGGATTACCTGATCAAATGACACGTAGGACCACAGGAGCAGACACCAGGTGGGTTTAATTCAGCCTTGATATCTCTGTCAAACCTCTCTTAGCCATTGTTGAATGAGATGTTTAATATTGTTTCTCTCTGTTTAGAGAGATAACAATGCACGGGACCAGGACAAAGAGATTCAGCAATTACAGGTAACATATCCACTCAGAGAAGTGACAAAATGTATTATTGCCCAGTACAGACGATTGAAAGAGGAATCACATAACAGCAAATGATTTAGGGAGTACTCATCTATTGTATTTCCTCAGGGCATATGTGGAGAAAAGGCCCATGGCTTTATTTGATGGTCTTAGGGGATGTGACAATTTTACAACATGTGTCATTCAAATGGACCAGGTAAGAAAGTGTCTGTTAAGCTGCATGTATGAACAGTTATTTATTATCTATAATTATAATTCTGGTACAGACATGTACATCATATTggaaatccaagatggcgtagcagtcatacgtctttgtctttgtcctgtcgtgtccgttgtatatatattttctttatcTTTTTCTTCGCAAAAtattttcctaaacctcaacttctaaatactctcctgcaacccgcctcacccaatgtggtgtggatctgttgTTTTTCTATTTTCAATTTACTTCagatctggaatccctcaactgaagctagccagctagctacctaccagctatcagtcaggaaaccactgctagcggtcatcaactcacctttagctcggaaagctctcgccagttcgtacaacgtgactcaaaccagagcataacagacctatttttttctctccatatccccggattcctacctcaagctctgaacattttcatctggatctttgCAACACCCGCAATTGCgggtgactactcctggctagcatTTCCATCCtggagcaagcaccaattagcctgaagctagcccGGTTAGGGCTCCTGGGCTACCACCGAAGCCCACacctgggctacaatatctggACCCCTTCTACTGCTGATACGGGGCACGGAACCCTGCCAATCCTCTACGAcaggaataccgacataatctgcccgaggattccaacaggccccCCTGGCGCGACGtccgctgaaggcccattctgctaaccgcggcctgctagctacctagagctacttggaaccctactaatccacgactggtctatcgacgtcaccgcatgaagaggca
The Oncorhynchus mykiss isolate Arlee chromosome 31, USDA_OmykA_1.1, whole genome shotgun sequence genome window above contains:
- the LOC110504299 gene encoding uncharacterized protein LOC110504299 isoform X4 is translated as MAGQGFQGALRVMLLVCLLGLTKEFELEDKDWDELRSDVAALHRLKGLPDQMTRRTTGADTREITMHGTRTKRFSNYRAYVEKRPMALFDGLRGCDNFTTCVIQMDQDLERFLEEIDGQKIQDLLLSASEMSYTYSNKLLLIMDKEEWTRQRVEEEYSIDPHYSVMAQQGLKHGRVED
- the LOC110504299 gene encoding uncharacterized protein LOC110504299 isoform X3, with protein sequence MAGQGFQGALRVMLLVCLLGLTKEFELEDKDWDELRSDVAALHRLKGLPDQMTRRTTGADTREITMHGTRTKRFSNYRAYVEKRPMALFDGLRGCDNFTTCVIQMDQDLERFLEEIDGQKIQDLLLSASEMSYTYSNKLLLIMDKEEWTRQRVEEEYSIDPHYSVMVMSRRTYSSVASRMMHWMEGPAMTPCWGVRAMTS